The following are from one region of the Corylus avellana chromosome ca1, CavTom2PMs-1.0 genome:
- the LOC132171417 gene encoding ankyrin repeat-containing protein NPR4-like translates to MQEVESIVPPRYKEYRNKDGFTPRELFTKNHKGLMKEGEKWMKGTATSCTVVGALIVTITFAAAFTIPGGNTQDTGFPIFLHEKVFMLFIISDALSLFSATTSVLMFLGILTSRYAEDDFLESLPKKMIIGLSTLFLSIATMMIAFCATLLIMLQGQSWIIIPIICLASVPITLFVLMLFPLLVELFISTYRASIFDKKMERWM, encoded by the coding sequence ATGCAGGAGGTGGAAAGTATTGTCCCTCCCAGGTATAAGGAATATCGGAACAAGGATGGTTTTACTCCTAGGGAATTGTTTACGAAGAACCATAAGGGCTTGATGAAAGAAGGAGAGAAATGGATGAAGGGCACTGCAACTTCTTGTACAGTAGTAGGCGCTCTCATTGTTACTATTACGTTTGCTGCAGCCTTTACTATTCCAGGTGGTAACACACAAGATACTGGCTTCCCTATATTCTTACATGAAAAAGTGTTCATGCTCTTTATAATCTCTGATGCCTTGTCGCTTTTTTCCGCCACAACTTCAGTCTTGATGTTTTTGGGAATCCTAACTTCACGCTATGCAGAAGACGATTTCCTTGAATCCTTGCCCAAAAAGATGATTATAGGCCTTTCGACTCTTTTCCTTTCCATTGCAACCATGATGATAGCTTTTTGTGCTACTCTTTTAATTATGCTACAGGGACAATCATGGATAATCATTCCTATCATTTGTTTGGCTAGTGTACCCATCACCTTATTTGTATTGATGCTGTTTCCCCTTCTCGTTGAGCTGTTCATTTCAACTTACAGAGCAAGCATCTTCGATAAGAAAATGGAGCGATGGATGTAA